Proteins from a genomic interval of Rosa chinensis cultivar Old Blush chromosome 2, RchiOBHm-V2, whole genome shotgun sequence:
- the LOC112183539 gene encoding uncharacterized protein LOC112183539, producing MDAEPYARCTYMFETIMFVLDMKHTFNDIVREVSMGFNNLNLGSFYLRPEAPKSYLTHEWQGFIRHEDQKFEGGVLEFREKLTKFAIETGFLFKYTRNTSSRVIAECAKRYSDGCQWSIRALKNTVNGFFYIKKLNNVHTCKGVLRQQKSKLLGSHVVKSEIANELKSNPQLKPKEIVSRFKHSFGLDVSYRTAWYGKELARKAVHGHDGDSYSQLLWYRDAILSSNPGSYCILETDPSSNRFERFFICFSGCIEGFKSCIPLLFVDAAHLKSKYKGYMLCATGKNGNQEFFPFAFAVVDSENHANWDWFFDHLYNILSPQGRNVTFVTDRHSGLLNAVSRVFPDSPHSYCYYHLKENVRGVYRKQSGNYFVDKIVEEFMKVAYSPTLASYNFNLHNLKKEGGPPIEEFLRSLPLEKWCNAFFKGNMYGEMANSVAESFNNWTRDLRELPIFEMFEGLRVKVMENMSERKVACKRWTTILCPPMEALLKKSMDIGRHWAVSMSSETVFEVHSDKSVAVDLGNSTCSCRQWQINSFPCSHALAAVQKVGVEPVYSYIEPFYTCQSYMDSYTHGIHPIPNMEKFYEDAASSTSVVKPPLVRRPSGRPKSVRMKSAAEGGTRRRIKCGRCGELGRHNKITCTAPI from the exons GCCAGAGGCTCCAAAGAGTTATCTCACTCATGAGTGGCAGGGCTTTATAAGGCATGAGGATCAAAAGTTCgaagggggagtgttagaaTTTAGGGAAAAGTTGACCAAGTTTGCTATTGAAACTGGTTTTCTTTTCAAGTACACACGGAATACCTCAAGTCGTGTTATTGCAGAGTGTGCTAAGAGATATTCTGATGGTTGTCAATGGTCTATTCGCGCTTTGAAGAACACAGTGAATGGATTTTTCTACATAAAGAAGTTGAATAATGTTCACACATGCAAAGGAGTTCTTAGGCAGCAAAAGAGTAAGCTTTTGGGGTCTCATGTTGTGAAATCGGAGATTGCTAATGAGTTGAAGTCCAATCCTCAACTCAAGCCTAAAGAGATTGTGTCTCGTTTCAAGCATTCTTTTGGTTTAGATGTGTCTTATAGGACTGCTTGGTATGGGAAGGAGTTGGCTAGAAAAGCTGTCCATGGTCATGATGGTGACTCATATTCTCAGCTGCTTTGGTATCGTGATGCTATTTTATCTAGTAATCCGGGCTCTTATTGCATATTGGAAACTGATCCTTCAAGTAATCGTTTCGAACGtttcttcatttgtttttcTGGTTGCATTGAGGGTTTTAAGTCATGCATTCCGCTTCTGTTCGTGGATGCGGCTCATTTGAAGAGTAAGTATAAGGGATACATGCTCTGTGCTACTGGAAAGAATGGAAACCAag AGTTCTTCCCCTTTGCATTTGCAGTTGTAGATTCTGAAAATCATGCGAATTGGGATTGGTTTTTTGATCATCTATATAACATCTTGTCTCCACAAGGTAGAAATGTGACTTTTGTTACTGATCGACACAGCGGACTGTTGAATGCTGTTTCCAGGGTATTTCCAGATTCTCCTCATTCATACTGCTACTACCACCTTAAGGAGAATGTTAGAGGTGTGTACCGAAAGcaatctggaaattattttgttgacaaGATTGTAGAGGAATTTATGAAAGTTGCTTATTCACCTACATTAGCAAGCTATAACTTCAACTTGCACAACTTGAAGAAAGAAGGTGGTCCGCCTATTGAAGAGTTTCTGCGATCTTTGCCGTTGGAAAAGTGGTGCAATGCGTTTTTCAAAGGAAACATGTATGGTGAAATGGCAAATAGTGTTGCCGAGTCATTTAACAATTGGACTAGAGATTTGCGTGAGCTTCCTATATTTGAGATGTTTGAAGGCTTAAGGGTTAAGGTTATGGAGAATATGTCTGAGAGGAAGGTTGCATGCAAGAGGTGGACCACTATTTTGTGTCCTCCAATGGAGGCTTTGTTGAAGAAATCAATGGATATTGGGCGGCATTGGGCTGTTAGTATGTCTAGTGAGACTGTTTTTGAAGTTCATTCTGATAAATCAGTGGCTGTTGATCTTGGGAACAGCACTTGCTCTTGCCGTCAATGGCAAATTAATTCATTCCCATGTTCACATGCTCTTGCTGCAGTCCAAAAGGTTGGAGTGGAACCTGTGTATAGTTACATTGAGCCGTTTTACACCTGTCAAAGCTACATGGATTCCTACACGCATGGTATTCATCCTATACCAAATATGGAGAAGTTTTATGAAGATGCAGCTAGTTCAACTTCTGTTGTTAAGCCTCCATTGGTTAGGAGGCCATCCGGCCGGCCAAAATCTGTTCGAATGAAGTCTGCAGCAGAAGGAGGCACGAGGAGGCGTATCAAGTGTGGCCGATGTGGTGAGTTAGGGCGCCACAACAAGATAACGTGTACTGCGCCAATCTGA